Part of the Anopheles coluzzii chromosome 3, AcolN3, whole genome shotgun sequence genome is shown below.
GTTACGAGTGTCTTGGTAGAAAACCCCAATTTATCATTCTACGCATCCTAAAAGTAATGTGGAAAGGACTCAAAAGTAAATAGTATTGTGCCCACCTGCTTTTTATTATCTCTCCAaccacttcttcttcttcttctatttggcgtaacgtcctacgcggacatgccggcctatacaggttttcgagacttaattcattaccacgcagccggatagtcaatccttgctacggggggactgTCCATTCTGGggttgaacccatgacgggcatgttattgagtcgttcgagatGATGTAccactgtaccacgggaccgcccctacCAACTACTTATCTAGGTCGAATAAATCCAAAACGGTTTAAATAGTGATACAATGATGTGGATCAAGCATTTAACCTGGTGGTCAAATATTGTAAATTTGAGAAAACTTGATACAAATTACCCGTCATCTTAACGTACATTTAGTAAGGTATATTATCATGTTGTATATGTCATGTTGTACACCAATGATAAGAATACTGCATTCCTTAATCATTTGCTCAAAAATTATGCTCAATAGCTGTCTTTGAATTGCGTTaacttttaaataatttatgtttatgcAATTTACTTGTCAACGGGGAACATATATTTTGTTTGTCCTTATCGTATCCAATATCTCAttttcaatcctaaaattcGAAACAACATGTTTAGTAGTTAACTTTGGACAGTTGAGAATAATGCTCCTTTGCTGTCTTCATTTCAGAATCTATGGATAATCCATACTATATAGGGtttttgatcgtatcccatagatttttggttcgttcccataatttattggtattttccgattggatatcaatacggATATCAATGGTGATATGGGAAACGGCCAAATAATCGTGggaacacaccaaacaaatgggaacccaccaaaaattaaTGTGAATAAACTAATAAATCGTGAGCAACCCTTTAAGTTATaaaaaaattttaaattttctgcTGCTTATTAATAAATTAGGATAATAAGTTCCTTCAGTTTTACAAATTTGGTTCAAGCATCATTGATTTATAGATTTCAGTTTTACCTAAAAAAGTGCTATATAGATTTTAGTTTTACCTAATTGCTTTTTACCTAAAAAAGTTAACAATTTGGGTGACTTTACACATTTGAACTACATTTAAGTATCCACTTTCAAGTCGATATTTTGTAAGAACGAAGAAGTCGATCAGTTTTCAAACTCTGATCATGATCCCTAAACCACTTAGTGATTAAAGGACTGTTCTTTTCTTTAAACATTCCATCTAAACTATtaggaactatttcattgaaTCAAAATAATCAATCTTTGCGGAAATCAAATGCTTGTTGCGAGATTTCGTTTTGATTTCAGCCAACACTCCTCATCAGACACTCCAATTGAGCGATTTGGTCCAACACATGATCTCATAGACGCATCACAGTTCACAATCTCCGGAGCACCAAACACGGCATCCCCGGCGATCTCCCATCCACCATCAGTCCGAAAACGGAAATATCGATAGGATGTCCCTGGTGTGCCGTGCTTTCGTTCGCAAAGATTCATTCCCATTCCGTGTCCCACAAGCGGTTCCACAGATCGTGTTTGTCCGATTTTAGCAATCACACAGAAGTTTCCTTTTCCGTCCGAAAATGGCCCAAAAATACGGCGACAAATCTTGTCCGGCCCGACAAGTTggcgtgtgtttgtctgtaTTTTGTATCGAACTGCCTGTCGCGTGGGTGACGGCCTAAAAGAGTGCCTTACATTGCGATGGCGTAGGACGGAATCGGTCGCTGCCTGGGGGCTGCGAAGGGGAAGGAAGCTGCGAAGGCGGGATTGAATGGTTTGGATACGTTACTActtcttttacttcctctTTATCGCTGTCTCTCTCGCGCTTACATTTCTTGGAACCCGTTGGGAGGTGGTAATGTAGTCGATGTCGCCTTCGCACCGGTGACTCGGTGACACGGAGGTGCTGTGTAACCCGATgcaacacactcacgcacCGCACCTTGGCAGCTTTGGGTTGGTGAATCACGCCGGTTTTGTGTTTCTAAATTTggtattctctctctctgtgatgtgatgggtggaaaattcatcgaaaaagggaaattaaaaAGGGCAACATTCGGTGGATGTTTCCGCAGCATCGCGACGTGTTTTAGAACCTTACGGCCACATCCGAAACACAATATATCCCCTCTGCCTGTCCGCCGCCGACGAGAATGCACGCGCCGGGCCGGGATGTTGACGCAACGGAACTAAAAATAGAGCCATTGTTCTTGAAGTTCTTCGCGCATTCCAACGTGCTGCCGTGCTGCCGGCCACTTAAGTGAGAGTGGTCTATCGCTAAGACCGGCGATCACTTCCGTTCCGACGGGATGGGATCTTCTTTCCCGCCGTTTTGCGGGATGCCCTTTGCCGGGAACCGCAATGGGTAAGCAGATCAGATCGATTGCCCGCCGCGGGGTGCGCCGACTTTCGCAACGTACACGCAGCACGGTacgcacacacgtacgcatCGCAGCCCCGGTGGGCTTCATGTTCGGTGCGCGTCATCATACGCGTCGTGGCCGCAAACCGTCGACACACACGTAGGCGTCGCGGGAACACCGCTGCTTCACCGCGACGGCCTTTTCATAATATTTAATTCATGGAGTGAACCGGCGCCGAACTCAGTTCCATCCCGTCCGTCGGCCAGTAAACAAGTGATCTCCTCTACTGCTCCGTGTCCGCGCTCGAAACTGTCCAAGGGCTACCGTgtatgtgcgcgtgtgtgtgcgtgtgtgtatgctggCGTAAACCAGTGCTTAAAACAACATACCGAACCGGCTTCTTCTCGTGCGCGCAGGCGTAAGCGCAccaactctctttctctcgcgcaCGTTATCTCGCGCTCAGCGCAAAACAAGGTGTACAGAGAAAGGGCACGAGGTAAAAGGCATCCCCAACCCCCCGACCGACCGTGGGGAGATTCGTgtgactgtgtgcgtgtgtgtgtgagtgagcggCGGGGTTGTTTCGTTCGCTCAAAAACGCTGCCCTGCATCACGGCACTGTTCAGTTCGTTCGTGCATTCCGGTCCCAGTGCTGCTAGTAGTGTGAccctgtgctgctgctgtctctCTGTTACCCCACTTTGTGCACGGTGTGATCCGACATATCCCCTCCGCACCAACCAAGCACAACGTGATTACCTCATCGCGCATCCGCAAAGTGTGTCAACGCATGGCCGCGCGCAGATGGTTGGAAAAGTGATTCTAGCGCGCTAACTGGCCACGGTTAGTGATAACGGGTGCCATCACGCTATCAGTGCAGTGCAAAAGTGTCGTACAGTGGTGAAAGATAactgaaaaaaacacacccacgCCACAGGGTAATTGAATAATAAGTACGTTAAACGGTAGTGATATTGGTGTGCAATAAGTGATAAAAGTAGAACGCAAAGTGTATCCCGATAAACATGGGGTTGAATAACCGCGACAAGCAGGCAAAGCTGAAAACTCAGAGCCTGCTAGACTCCGAGCGAGCCGGACAGCAAACGGTGACGACGGTAACGGTGGATCATGGTACGGTCGCGATGCCACTGGAGTCGATGGCAACCGTCAGCTCATCGACGGCGAACAACAGCAGTTCGTTCCAGCAGTCGTCATCGCCGTCCTCCTCGACGACCTCGAAGGTCCAGTCCAGTGCAGTGGAAAGTACAGTGCAGCGCAAGTCCTCCGATGGGCGCGTGATCAGTGAAGTGCGTGAGCAAGGCTCCAAGAAGGATGGGCCAAAGTTCAGCACCGTCAGCAGCATGCGCAGTGAGGCTAACCGGGCCAAACAGATCGATAGCTTCATCGAGGAGATACATCACATCGCGAGTGATACGATCGGCTCGACCGCACTGATCGGTGCCCCGGCCGGTATGGAGCTGCCCGCCGGGACGGTCACACAGAAAACGGTGCTGCTCAGTGGTGGTGAAAGTGCGCGCAAGCAATCGTACGTCAGTGAGAGTGTTGGCGGTGGTCATACCACCCTCCAGTCCAGTGTGTCCGGTGATGCTAGTCAGCAGGTGATATCGACCATCGGGCCGAGCAAGATCGAGATCTCGAAAATGGCCCTTGACAGCAGTGCCGTGTCGAGCAGTAGCACCAGCAAAGTCATGCAAAGTAGCAGCAGTGCCATAACGaagcaagagcagcagcaatcatcatcattgtcatCTTCATCGCAGAGTGCGATGCATAGTGAGAAAAATGTGTCCGAATCTAGTGCAATCTCCAGTTCACACAAGTCTGAGTCGAAGCAGAGCAAAAGCTCCCACACgacctcgtcgtcgtcgtcgtcgtcgagcACCAGCAAACTGATGTCGAGTGCTCAAAGCAAGGCTCAGTCTGTGTCGGAAACATTCCAATCGTCCGCACATGGTACGAGCGACAGTGCACAGTCCGGACGACAGACGGATACGCTGTCGATGAACGGTGGTAGACAGTCGCTGTCCACAGTACAGTCATCACACCTGCCGGACCATTCCACGTACGATCAGAAATCATTCCAGCTGGTGGATGGAGATGGCAAGACCCGCCAGCAGCATGACAGCCAGAGCTACTCGATGGCACAGAGTCAAGCGCCGACCACGAAAATCGTGTACGATTCGGCGGGTAATCAGATCACGAGCACTTCCTCCTCGTACCAAGCCGCGCAGGGCTACAGTACCTCCTCGTTCCAGACGGAGTTCTCCGACGGAGTCGATTTGTCGAAGTCGGCCAAGGACAGTTCCGCTGGAACGGCCAAGCTTCGCCAGACGGCGAACAACCAGAATCAAGTGCTGTACGATACAGCGGGCAACCGGATCACGACCACCGGCTCCTCATCGTATCAAGCGGCGCAAGGTTACAGTTCCTCGTCCTTCCAGAGCTCCGAAGCGATGGACTCAAAGTCATCGAAGGACTACATGTCCTCTACCAGTACATCCACGAAGCAGAGTCACAATGTGTCCACTTCCAAGGGTATGACGTCCAGCAGCGCAAAGGACTCTATCATCGACTCAACCACACTGGACAACTACTCGGTGCAGTTGCACGATTCGTCCACCGGTCAGCAACACTCCAACAATATGCTCATGAAAACGGAGTCGGCCCACACCGTGGCCAGCCTTTCGTCGGCACACGACGCACTGGCCAGTACGATCCAGAGCACGCAGCTCATTACGGAATCGGCGAGCGAGGCGCAGCAGCGCCAGCAACACTCCGAGTCGACCAAAACGTACGAAACGTCCTCGCACTATGCGCAGATGGACGAGGAAAGCCGTTCCCGGCGCAAGACGTCCGAGTATCGCGAGCAGCGCGAATCGAATGCCGCCATCCTGAAGCGCAAGATCTACGACGAGCACGGGCGGCGGCTGAACTTGATCGATGAGAAAATTGTGCCGAAAGACATCGTGACGGCGGACCTGCAGGACGACGTGACGAACGTGACCAAAACGTCGTTCGAGGCGAAACTGTTCAACCCGAAGCTGAAGCGATGGGAGCTGGTCGACCAGAAGACGATACTGGAGAAGGACATTACCACCGACATACCGGTGGAGATCGTCCAGGAGCTGGAGGTGGAGCGTCCCGAGCTGGCCAACATCACCACGACGATTCAGATGACGAAGGTTAGTGTTGCTACGCATTGCGGTTGGGTTCTGAAGGTGCTTTTGAACATCACAACTAACATTAATCCCTTAATGTGCTTGTATGTGTAGGTATACGATGCCAAGACCAAGCAGTGGAAAACGATCGATCAGAAGAAGCACATCGATGTGCTGGAAAAGATCACCTTCCTGGAGGAAAGCTCCGGACGCTCGGAGCTGGACGAGTCGGAGCGAACGAAAAACATGAAATCCATGGACATGGTGGTAGGTCTCGATGAAACAAGACACATCTAGATCATTTTAAAAGCTGCATTTTGTACTCGCATTTGTTCTTTCACAGGACCGTGTGACAATCAAGGAGGTGAGCGATCTAAGCGATCAGAAACGAAACCAGATCAACAAAACGTCCAAACGCACAGACCAACAAACCATCCAGGAGCAGTGCATCTGCGAAATCTGTACCTGCGGGTAAGTGTAACAATGAGTGGGGCGACCTCCCTGATGCCCACGTTTTTCTGTCCTCTTATTGGTCTCACGTCTGGCATTCAAACACCCACCAGCGGCATGGGGTACGTTGCATGTCCTTCAAAAGCGTTCAACGCGATCGGAAGAGGAAACTGCAGCGCACAGACGGCGATGCTCGTCCCCCTACTTGGTCGGAATTAATAGCTCCCACTGGTTCACTTCTCCCAATTCCTCCATGTCTCAttcattcccccccccccctcccctgaCCACTTGCCCCCAATCAATGCCGACGACCGTGTGTAAACCTTAAATGGTCAATTGGCAAGATCGCCGTGCTGAGCGTGTTTGCGGTTCGTTTGGTCGCCGTCGTTTCAATTTATGCTCATTTACAATCAACCTACGCGCCTTGCCCGCGATGACATCATCGCGGGTGCTTTGCCACGATTGAGCCCGAGATGCGAGATAGtggtgttgctggtggtggtagttgtgcgATCATCATCGGCAGCGCCCGCTGTCAGCAATGTTGggtgttatttatttagtttgttttggtttgcctCTTGCCACGGATGCTTTCAGCTGTGAGCTCTTTTGATTCTTCTCTTCACACTTCTTCATTGTGTGGCGATTCCCTTTATGTACAGGGTTTCTTATGTATTTTTGACTTTTTGTGATTACAACAAAGCGATGAAATAGGGGtagttgtattttttatttttctaagtaaaatacaaaaacaagaaacatgatgtataaaaaataatttatttcgtCGAGTATTTTTAAACTCATATTTTTATGTATTGGACCAATTTTTCTTGGTCAAAGGCTTTTTTAACGACACCACAATTCTCATGTGCCTCTCAAATATAATCAAAAAGCTTTTATCAAGAGAAACTAGTTCACTTAACCCATACCGGTCATGGAATTGATCCCAATCTCATAAAGGTTTTAGTATTGGTTCCGGAACCATATTTGTCTTGAAACTGTTTTTAAACGTATAACATTCCTGTCCTTGAACTAATCTTATAAAATATTACCCCTGAAACTGATCATGAATCTAAACCTATCCTGAATTTAACTAAGCACTCCCACTGTCTCTAGAGTTGATCCTAACACCATGTCGTTTCCCAAATTAATCTCCAACTAAATCGAATCAATACCGATCCTGGTATGATTCCGGGCACCATTTACACTTCAATGGTTTGATggcggggggggaggggtgctCAGAATCCCTGTACTGGGTCCATATACTTTATGAGTCCCTTCATCCATGGGGCCCCTATATAGCACAGAAGCTCCTGCTGAGAGTACTGTACACATTGTTCTATATGCTGGAATTACCATACACTGGGCCCCTACATTGACGGGGtcccccgcggccgctcagtccgcgcaccgttaaatccgccactgggtTTAGGTACTTAGgcgaaagcggggcaaaatgggcatgtggggcaaaatgggcaccctctatttaagcattttttgactacaaagatactttgcaatgctcaaaatgtattcattagagtgttctattaacaccatgtaagtttcataacccttacataacaaataacgaagaaaaatgcaaaataaggtttagtagcatattgatgtaatttttgccacttcgaaaataagcttaaaccagtgtcacagggatgcgttgaagttttacacGATATGTTTTTagagatatgatatttctatacaatttgtctgaagaaagcaaggcgattgaatgcgtatttttactaatataacaaaaattacaaaaatgcttcacgtggggcaaaatggacagttacacttggggcaaaatgggcagatgcttttgacacAGCTTCTAAAGATTCGaatttgtagatttaaacgtgtaaaaactgttgtaattttgataacatatttttgtaagaattttaagggcttttctgaccagcaaaacaaaagatagaacgaaaatacatttcacgaaacgtgcgcaaaagcatagaccattacctaagcgcagttgttgtggcccattttgccccagtgtGTTGACGTTTCACACTTTGTTTACatgtgcccattttgccccagggctatgcccattttactaTTTTGTCAAAAAAGCTTCTCGAAAAACATCAACTtgtattttacattattttaatgtttttaagttgttttcattctacgtggcaattttaatccatagataaatggtggagacatacaataatgaaagagaTCATTTAGCCCCGCTTTCTCCTACGTGAGTAACTGATTCCGCTACCATATTTGTCAATGAAACATTTCCGGCATCTGTTTTAAATATTCAGCGCAGTTTTCCGATTAATTAGCCAGCACATAACttactattttttaaaaattataaattaattgTGTATATCCTTTTATGAACTTCACATTTCAGACGGCATAACTGCTACAACTGTGGAGGAGGTACTGCAACGACACAAACTAAATCCTCAAAATATACTGCCACGAGCAATTCGGAAAATGTTTACCATCAAGGTAAATTTAATCCAGATATAAACTGTATGTGCactataattatttttattattttcttcttttagaAAATTTCACATCAGAGCTCAGTGCGCAAGCAACGTCGGGAAGACGAGGAACATGGACAATAGAAGATGCAGAAGATCATCTGAATCGAAGGGAATCGTACACGATTGAACATAGCAGCACCGCAAACGAAACATCGGAACGCAGACTCACGTGGACGAAGGATGATTTGGAAAAGGTTGATGTCACGAAGCTTAAAGCTGACTACATGCGACCAAAACCAATCAAGCATGAAGATAATCTCAAGCCCGAAGGAGCATTTACGGTGCCGGAACGAGCAGGATACACCCCAGGGGAGCGTGTCAAGCCGATAAAACCCGATGACAACCTTCGTCCAGAGGGCGAGTTCTCTACTCCAGAGAAGCTTCAGTACAGACCGGCCGAGCGTCCAAAGCAGGTTCGACCTGAGGATAACCTCAGACCGGAAGGAGACTTCGAGAAACCTGAGAAGCCTCAATACAGACCGGCCGAGCGTCCGAAACAGATCAAACCTGAGGATAACCTGCGTACTGAGGGAGAGTTCCAGGCTCCTGAGCGTCCAGAGTATCGTCCTGGAGAGCGACCGAAGCCTGTGCGTCACGATGATAATCTTCGTCCCGAGGGAGACTTCGAGCGTCCCGAGAAATCACCATTCCGACCAGCCGAGCGACCGAAGCAGGTTCGTCCTGAGGACAATCTTCGTCCAGAGGGCGATTTCTCTACTCCAGAGAAGCTTCAGTACAGACCGGCCGAGCGTCCAAAGCAGGTTCGACCTGAGGATAACCTCAGACCGGAAGGAGAGTTCGAGAAACCTGAGAAGCCTCAATACAGACCGGCCGAGCGTCCGAAACAGATCAAACCTGAGGATAACCTGCGTACTGAGGGAGAGTTCCAGGCTCCTGAGCGTCCAGAGTATCGTCCTGGAGAAAGACCGAAGCCTGTGCGTCACGATGATAATCTTCGTCCCGAGGGAGACTTCGAGCGTCCCGAGAAATCACCATTCCGACCAGCCGAGCGACCGAAGCAGGTTCGTCCTGAGGACAATCTTCGTCCAGAGGGCGATTTCTCTACTCCAGAGAAGCCTCAGTACAGACCGGCCGAGCGACCGAAGCAGATTCGACCTGAGGATAACCTCAGACCGGAAGGAGAGTTCGAGAAGCCTGAGAAGCCTCAGTACAGACCGGCCGAGCGTCCGAAGCAGATCAAACCTGAAGATAACCTGCGTACTGAGGGAGAGTTCCAGGCTCCTGAGCGTCCAGAGTATCGTCCTGGAGAGCGTCCGAAGCCTGTGCGTCACGATGATAATCTTCGTCCCGAGGGAGACTTCGAGCGTCCCGAGAAATCTCCATTCCGACCAGCCGAGCGACCGAAGCAGGTTCGTCCTGAGGACAATCTTCGTCCAGAGGGCGAGTTCTCTACTCCAGAGAAGCCTCAGTATAGACCGGCCGAGCGTCCGAAGCAGGTTCGACCTGAGGATAACCTCAGACCGGAAGGAGAGTTCGAGAAGCCTGAGAAGCCTCAGTACAGACCGGCCGAGCGTCCGAAGCAGATTAAACCTGAGGATAACCTGCGCACTGAGGGAGAGTTCCAGGCTCCTGAGCGTCCAGAGTATCGTCCTGGAGAGCGACCGAAGCCTGTGCGTCACGATGATAATCTTCGTCCCGAGGGAGACTTCGAGCGTCCCGAGAAATCACCATTCCGACCAGCCGAGCGACCGAAGCAGGTTCGTCCTGAGGACAATCTTCGTCCAGAAGGCGATTTCTCTACTCCAGAGAAGCCTCAGTACAGACCGGCCGAGCGTCCAAAACAGGTTCGTCCTCAAGATAACCTCAAGCCCGAAGGTGATTTCGAACGACCTCAGCCTACGATTGTAGGAAAGGCCGAGAGAGCTCAGATTGTTCGTCACGAGGACAATCTGTATATGGAAGGCAACTTCGAACGTACTGAGAAAACGGTTTACATATCTGGCGAGCGACCGAAGCCCATAAGACCTGATGATAATCTTCGTCCTGAGGGAGACTTCGAGCGCCCCGAGAAATCACCATTCCGACCAGCCGAGCGACCGAAGCAGGTTCGTCCTGAGGACAATCTTCGTCCAGAGGGCGAGTTCTCTACTCCAGAGAAGCCTCAGTACAGACCGGCCGAGCGTCCGAAGCAGATTCGACCTGAGGATAACCTCAGACCGGAAGGAGAGTTCGAGAAGCCTGAGAAGCCTCAGTACAGACCGGCCGAGCGTCCGAAGCAGATCAAACCTGAAGATAACCTGCATACTGAAGGAGAGTTCCAGACTCCTGAGCGTCCAGAGTATCGTCCTGGAGAGCGACCGAAGCCCATAAGACCTGATGATAATCTTCGTCCTGAAGGAGACTTCGAGCGTCCCGAGAAATCTCCATTCCGACCAGCCGAGCGACCGAAGCAGGTTCGTCCTGAAGACAACCTTCGTCCCGAGGGCGAGTTCTCTACTCCAGAGAAGCCTCAGTACAAATCGGCCGAGCGACCGAAGCAGGTTCGTCCTCAAGATAACCTCAGACCGGAAGGAGAGTTCGAGAAGCCTGAGAAGCCTCAGTACAGACCGGCCGAGCGTCCGAAGCAGATCAAACCTGAGGATAATCTGCGCACTGAGGGTGAGTTCCAGACTCCTGAGCGTCCAGAGTATCGTCCTGGAGAGCGACCGAAGCCTGTGCGTCACGATGATAATCTTCGTCCCGAGGGAGACTTCGAGCGTCCCGAAAAATCTCCATTCCGACCAGCCGAGCGACCGAAGCAGGTTCGTCCTGAAGACAATCTTCGTCCAGAGGGCGAGTTCTCTACTCCAGAGAAGCCTCAGTATAGACCGGCCGAGCGTCCGAAGCAGGTTCGTCCTCAAGATAACCTCAAGCCCGAAGGTGATTTCGAACGACCTCAGCCTACGATTGTAGGAAAGGCCGAGAGAGCTCAGATTGTTCGTCACGAGGGCAATCTGTATATGGAAGGCAACTTCGAACGTACTGAGAAAACGGTTTACATATCTGGCGAGCGACCGAAGCCCATAAGACCTGATGATAATCTTCGTCCCGAGGGAGACTTCGAGCGTCCCGAGAAATCTCCATTCCGACCAGCCGAGCGACCGAAGCAGGTTCGTCCTGAGGACAATCTTCGTCCAGAGGGCGAGTTCTCTACTCCAGAGAAGCCTCAGTACAGACCGGCCGAGCGACCGAAGCAGGTTCGACCTGAGGATAACCTCAGACCGGAAGGAGAGTTCGAGAAGCCTGAGAAGCCTCAGTACAGACCGGCCGAGCGTCCGAAGCAGATCAAACCTGAAGATAACCTGCGTACTGAAGGAGAGTTCCAGGCTCCTGAGCGTCCAGAGTATCGTCCTGGGGAACGACCGAAGCCTGTGCGTCACGATGATAATCTTCGTCCCGAGGGAGACTTCGAGCGTCCCGAGAAATCTCCATTCCGACCAGCCGAGCGACCGAAGCAGGTTCGTCCTGAGGACAATCTTCGTCCAGAGGGCGATTTCTCTACTCCAGAGAAGCCTCAGTATAGACCGGCCGAGCGACCGAAGCAGGTTCGTCCTCAAGATAACCTCAAGCCCGAAGGTGATTTCGAACGACCTCAGCCTACGATTGTAGGAAAGGCCGAGAGAGCTCAGATAGTTCGTCACGAGGACAATCTGTACATGGAAGGCAACTTCGAACGTACTGAGAAAACGGTTTACATATCTGGCGAGCGACCGAAGCCCATAAGACCTGATGATAATCTTCGTCCCGAGGGAGACTTCGAGCGTCCCGAGAAATCACCATTCCGACCAGCCGAGCGACCGAAGCAGGTTCGTCCTGAGGACAATCTTCGTCCAGAGGGCGATTTCTCTACTCCAGAGAAGCCTCAGTATAGACCGGCCGAGCGTCCGAAGCAGGTTCGTCCTCAAGATAACCTCAAGCCCGAAGGTGATTTCGAACGACCTCAGCCTACGATTGTAGGAAAGGCCGAGAGAGCTCAGATAGTTCGTCACGAGGACAATCTGTACATGGAAGGCAACTTCGAACGTACTGAGAAAACGGTTTACATATCTGGCGAGCGACCGAAGCCCATAAGACCTGATGATAATCTTCGTCCCGAGGGAGACTTCGAGCGTCCCGAGAAATCACCATTCCGACCAGCCGAGCGACCGAAGCAGGTTCGTCCTGAAGACAATCTTCGTCCAGAGGGCGAGTTCTCTACTCCAGAG
Proteins encoded:
- the LOC120958519 gene encoding uncharacterized protein LOC120958519 isoform X16; amino-acid sequence: MGLNNRDKQAKLKTQSLLDSERAGQQTVTTVTVDHGTVAMPLESMATVSSSTANNSSSFQQSSSPSSSTTSKVQSSAVESTVQRKSSDGRVISEVREQGSKKDGPKFSTVSSMRSEANRAKQIDSFIEEIHHIASDTIGSTALIGAPAGMELPAGTVTQKTVLLSGGESARKQSYVSESVGGGHTTLQSSVSGDASQQVISTIGPSKIEISKMALDSSAVSSSSTSKVMQSSSSAITKQEQQQSSSLSSSSQSAMHSEKNVSESSAISSSHKSESKQSKSSHTTSSSSSSSSTSKLMSSAQSKAQSVSETFQSSAHGTSDSAQSGRQTDTLSMNGGRQSLSTVQSSHLPDHSTYDQKSFQLVDGDGKTRQQHDSQSYSMAQSQAPTTKIVYDSAGNQITSTSSSYQAAQGYSTSSFQTEFSDGVDLSKSAKDSSAGTAKLRQTANNQNQVLYDTAGNRITTTGSSSYQAAQGYSSSSFQSSEAMDSKSSKDYMSSTSTSTKQSHNVSTSKGMTSSSAKDSIIDSTTLDNYSVQLHDSSTGQQHSNNMLMKTESAHTVASLSSAHDALASTIQSTQLITESASEAQQRQQHSESTKTYETSSHYAQMDEESRSRRKTSEYREQRESNAAILKRKIYDEHGRRLNLIDEKIVPKDIVTADLQDDVTNVTKTSFEAKLFNPKLKRWELVDQKTILEKDITTDIPVEIVQELEVERPELANITTTIQMTKVYDAKTKQWKTIDQKKHIDVLEKITFLEESSGRSELDESERTKNMKSMDMVDRVTIKEVSDLSDQKRNQINKTSKRTDQQTIQEQCICEICTCGRHNCYNCGGGTATTQTKSSKYTATSNSENVYHQENFTSELSAQATSGRRGTWTIEDAEDHLNRRESYTIEHSSTANETSERRLTWTKDDLEKVDVTKLKADYMRPKPIKHEDNLKPEGAFTVPERAGYTPGERVKPIKPDDNLRPEGEFSTPEKLQYRPAERPKQVRPEDNLRPEGDFEKPEKPQYRPAERPKQIKPEDNLRTEGEFQAPERPEYRPGERPKPVRHDDNLRPEGDFERPEKSPFRPAERPKQVRPEDNLRPEGEFSTPEKPQYRPAERPKQVRPEDNLRPEGEFEKPEKPQYRPAERPKQIKPEDNLRTEGEFQAPERPEYRPGERPKPVRHDDNLRPEGDFERPEKSPFRPAERPKQVRPEDNLRPEGEFSTPEKPQYRPAERPKQIRPEDNLRPEGEFEKPEKPQYRPAERPKQIKPEDNLHTEGEFQTPERPEYRPGERPKPIRPDDNLRPEGDFERPEKSPFRPAERPKQVRPEDNLRPEGEFSTPEKPQYRPAERPKQVRPQDNLKPEGDFERPQPTIVGKAERAQIVRHEGNLYMEGNFERTEKTVYISGERPKPIRPDDNLRPEGDFERPEKSPFRPAERPKQVRPEDNLRPEGEFSTPEKPQYRPAERPKQVRPQDNLKPEGDFERPQPTIVGKAERAQIVRHEDNLYMEGNFERTEKTVYISGERPKPIRPDDNLRPEGDFERPEKSPFRPAERPKQVRPEDNLRPEGDFSTPEKPQYRPAERPKQVRPQDNLKPEGDFERPQPTIVGKAERAQIVRHEDNLYMEGNFERTEKTVYISGERPKPIRPDDNLRPEGDFERPEKSPFRPAERPKQVRPEDNLRPEGDFSTPEKPQYRPAERPKQVRPEDNLRPEGEFEKPEKPQYRPAERPKQIKPEDNLRTEGEFQAPERPEYRPGERPKPVRHDDNLRPEGDFERPEKSPFRPAERPKQVRPEDNLRPEGDFSTPEKPQYRPAERPKQVRPEDNLRPEGDFEKPEKPQFRPAERPKQIKPEDNLRTEGEFQAPERPEYRPGERPKPVRHDDNLRPEGDFERPEKSPFRPAERPKQVRPEDNLKPEGSFEKPEKPQYRPAERPKQVKPLDNLRPEGDFERPKPTPVGKPDRAQIVKHEDNLRVEGNFERVEKTVFVAGERPKPIKPDDNLRPEGDFMTPEKQQFRPAERPKQIKPQDNLRPEGDFERPQKSPIGPGERPKPIRHDDNLRPEGSFERPEKATFKPAERPKQIRPEDNLRTEGEFEKPEKPQFRPAERPKQVKPQDNLQIEGDYNTFKEYTEQKQRKEAILKEVHEPGIADGAVLVTTQTVTTILKGEKKQPTGRQVTSNEVHDHATRSESESFTHSHSQHQQQHHTSEQVSSSTAINRAQRIEASTNERDQTTSQRSATKHSQSIHDVSGRNVAESITNHSQHHVVNGKTVVGGMTEHQSHSSHSLKSSSSSSKVHQTSSSTMQQHSSAIKSSSSSSSSSNTHQHQDSLHQLQHGETRHTRTNGTIVTGDDGGPLPGGVQHHTREQMTGSQVSSSSSKVVIDGKVVTDKSASSKLASEKLAIDGVVVTDKSFVERQKTGFDGMESISNVQTTGQNVHGATSSNLQDTTSTSTGSHSSTKTQSQTRSTNNIIHAESSTNGHPVGRRNGSLTTSSQAGSGQMAETQVKKLIGGKWVTKTIKTESKSFAQDHHQHEAVHGDSKMVHSDHVARQQHQTQSAGTEMHSHSISTSSSSVSKSQSSSTIVSDKTVQRGVRETTVSAGSPSGRPAAGARGGSSIVLGESTIDSSSSKRQQTSTTTKLIGGKLVHVTNASDSNNNSSAGKASAQNASNAHHSSLQEQLSSQTASSTSTASNVMKSSRTSESSTTRNTSTIGQQSSTSQQQQQQYNRKNTFASSENVNNSILCRPAQTSTATTTQHAANGVAGGMSVSGSIQRKSISNLNDSAMYSTTNRTSYSSLHRRGKESAESRMQDYVKTLETGTITNRTVRGQPCPPPTLASTGLSNSSSTATASSSTSMSAANQKSLRDYHSAMNVTRSSSTKANASSISFGDDKFHGTSSYKVQYIQQHEGRCPAAAHDNMKLSKVTKQHTYYVRDKK